A genomic segment from Ramlibacter agri encodes:
- a CDS encoding glycosyltransferase, with the protein MRLRRVLFDVTHTRTQADTAGISRTVRRLAEEFPGVAADAGLGFETVACAATGLRRAPLAPSVRNAASTSALLRFATGIAKPAIEQVLRLPWPLVRPIWQAAAGRAFDAAAAGLPAVDPRPGDLLLMVDGSWNYPVWPAARRARAQGAVVVPLIHDLMPIEAPEFCVPWVRNAFNYWLQDAVGTSDALLCNSASTEQALRAHAQKRGWRLPPTAHIRLGSDPAPQLAGEVRPALRDFLARPAPAYATVGSLEPKKNHRLLLRSCEALWAQGETFGLLVLGRRTPECADVAQRLAALAARGCPVLALHDANDAEIAYAYQHARALVLPSLFEGFGLPLVEARTRGCRVLASDIPAFRELADDGVRLFDPRSEKDLSDRLMTDAHSGAAGVVRAMPAWRWRECAAQSLERVQELLGRAAPGPAASAPITSQRTSSIAP; encoded by the coding sequence ATGCGCCTGCGCCGCGTCCTGTTCGACGTCACGCATACTCGCACGCAGGCCGATACAGCCGGCATTTCGCGCACGGTACGGCGGCTGGCGGAGGAATTTCCGGGCGTTGCGGCTGACGCGGGCCTGGGCTTCGAGACAGTCGCCTGCGCTGCCACTGGCTTGCGGCGGGCGCCCCTGGCCCCGTCTGTGCGGAACGCCGCGTCCACCAGCGCGCTGCTGCGTTTTGCCACGGGGATCGCCAAGCCGGCCATCGAGCAGGTCTTGCGCCTGCCCTGGCCCCTGGTCCGGCCGATCTGGCAAGCGGCTGCTGGCCGCGCATTCGATGCTGCAGCGGCCGGTTTGCCCGCCGTGGATCCGCGGCCGGGCGACCTGCTGCTGATGGTCGACGGCAGCTGGAACTATCCCGTCTGGCCCGCCGCGCGGCGGGCACGTGCCCAGGGCGCCGTGGTGGTGCCGCTGATCCACGACCTGATGCCGATCGAGGCTCCCGAATTCTGCGTGCCCTGGGTGCGCAACGCCTTCAACTACTGGCTCCAGGATGCGGTCGGGACGAGCGATGCGCTCCTGTGCAACTCTGCGAGCACGGAGCAAGCGCTGCGTGCCCATGCGCAAAAGAGGGGCTGGCGGCTTCCGCCTACCGCGCATATTCGCCTGGGCAGCGATCCGGCACCGCAACTGGCGGGCGAAGTCCGCCCTGCCTTGCGCGATTTCCTCGCCCGCCCGGCGCCGGCCTATGCGACCGTCGGCTCGCTGGAGCCGAAGAAGAACCATCGCCTGCTGCTGCGGTCATGCGAGGCACTTTGGGCGCAAGGCGAAACGTTTGGCCTCCTGGTCCTGGGTCGCAGGACGCCGGAGTGCGCCGATGTCGCGCAACGGCTCGCTGCGCTGGCCGCGAGGGGCTGTCCGGTGCTCGCCTTGCACGATGCAAATGATGCCGAGATCGCCTACGCGTACCAGCATGCGCGCGCCCTGGTGTTGCCGTCGCTGTTCGAGGGCTTCGGCTTGCCACTGGTGGAGGCCCGCACGCGCGGCTGCCGCGTGCTGGCCAGTGACATCCCCGCGTTCCGCGAACTGGCGGACGACGGCGTACGACTGTTCGATCCCCGCTCGGAGAAGGACCTGTCCGACCGGCTCATGACGGACGCCCACTCCGGCGCAGCGGGCGTGGTGCGCGCCATGCCTGCGTGGCGCTGGCGCGAATGCGCCGCGCAGAGCCTGGAGCGGGTGCAGGAGCTCCTGGGCCGCGCGGCGCCTGGGCCGGCAGCCAGCGCGCCAATCACTTCCCAACGGACATCGTCCATCGCGCCATGA
- a CDS encoding GHMP kinase, which produces MIIIRTPLRVSFFGGGTDFPEFFAENGGAVLGTAINKYIYHTVSHLPSWLFDHKIRFSYRKVELAPDLDSIEHRPFREILRYCGVHQDVEVNLASDLPSFSGLGSSSSFTVGLIKGLHALQGRCVGNEELARCAIHIEREVLQETVGLQDQVFAAYGGLNIVQFSGRGDFNVERIAIGETRLRELNDSMLLYFTGRTRHAQEVEKAKLDKLADNRPTLRKMLGLVDKAHGVLTGSGSLAVFAQLLNDSWVEKRKLDASVSNPEIDKLYDLGMTAGALGGKLLGAGGGGFMLLLVPPERQTAVRAALRSYHEVPIGINAAGSTVVHA; this is translated from the coding sequence ATGATCATCATCCGCACACCCCTGAGGGTCAGCTTCTTTGGCGGCGGCACCGATTTCCCCGAGTTCTTCGCCGAGAACGGCGGTGCGGTGCTGGGCACGGCGATCAACAAGTACATTTACCACACGGTTTCGCACCTGCCGTCCTGGCTGTTCGACCACAAGATTCGCTTCTCCTACCGCAAGGTCGAACTGGCACCCGACCTGGACAGCATCGAGCACCGGCCGTTCCGCGAGATCCTGCGCTATTGCGGCGTCCACCAGGACGTCGAAGTCAATCTTGCGTCCGACCTGCCGTCCTTCAGCGGCCTCGGCTCCTCCTCGAGTTTCACGGTGGGCCTGATCAAGGGCCTGCACGCCCTGCAGGGCCGCTGCGTCGGCAACGAGGAACTGGCGCGCTGCGCGATCCACATCGAGCGCGAGGTACTGCAGGAGACAGTGGGTTTGCAGGACCAGGTCTTCGCCGCTTACGGCGGCCTCAACATCGTGCAGTTCTCCGGCCGCGGCGACTTCAACGTGGAGCGCATCGCCATCGGCGAGACGCGCCTGCGCGAGCTGAACGACAGCATGCTGCTGTACTTCACCGGGCGCACGCGGCACGCGCAGGAGGTGGAGAAGGCCAAACTGGACAAGCTGGCGGACAATCGCCCGACGCTGCGCAAGATGCTGGGCCTGGTCGACAAGGCGCACGGCGTGCTGACCGGTTCGGGCAGTCTCGCGGTGTTCGCGCAACTGCTGAACGACAGCTGGGTCGAGAAGCGCAAGCTCGATGCCTCGGTGAGCAACCCCGAGATCGACAAGCTCTACGATCTCGGCATGACGGCGGGCGCGCTCGGCGGCAAGCTGCTGGGCGCCGGTGGTGGCGGCTTCATGCTGCTGCTGGTGCCGCCCGAGCGGCAGACCGCGGTGCGCGCGGCATTGCGGAGCTATCACGAAGTGCCGATCGGCATCAATGCGGCCGGCAGCACGGTCGTCCACGCATAA
- a CDS encoding NAD-dependent epimerase/dehydratase family protein: MNILVTGGAGYIGSVLVPKLLQAGHAVTVLDNFMFNQPTLAECCSYDAFQVERGDCRDQATMERLVAKADVIIPLAALVGAPLCKIDPVGAQTINQDAVEMLCRIASKDQRILMPVSNSGYGIGEKAKACTEESPLRPLSLYGVTKVNAETAVLQRENSATFRLATVFGMSPRMRLDLLVNDFTYRALRDRAVVIFEGHFKRNYIHIQDVARVFLHALENFEAMRGRPYNVGLDDANLSKLELCALIQRHVPGFTYLEAPIGEDPDKRDYIVSNARLASTGFVTQWSLDRGIRELLKGYVILRDSRYGNV, translated from the coding sequence ATGAACATCCTCGTGACCGGCGGGGCCGGCTACATCGGCTCCGTGCTCGTGCCCAAGCTGCTCCAGGCGGGGCATGCCGTGACGGTGCTGGACAACTTCATGTTCAACCAGCCGACGCTGGCCGAATGCTGCAGCTACGACGCCTTCCAGGTGGAGCGGGGCGACTGCCGCGACCAGGCGACCATGGAGCGCCTCGTCGCCAAGGCGGACGTCATCATCCCGCTCGCCGCGCTGGTGGGTGCGCCCCTGTGCAAGATCGATCCGGTCGGTGCGCAGACGATCAACCAGGACGCGGTGGAGATGCTGTGCCGCATCGCCAGCAAGGACCAGCGCATCCTGATGCCCGTGTCCAACAGCGGCTATGGCATCGGCGAGAAGGCCAAGGCCTGCACGGAAGAAAGCCCGCTGCGGCCGCTCTCGCTGTATGGCGTGACGAAGGTGAATGCCGAGACGGCAGTGCTGCAGCGCGAGAACAGCGCGACCTTCCGGCTGGCGACAGTGTTCGGCATGTCGCCGCGCATGCGTCTCGACCTGCTGGTCAACGATTTCACCTATCGTGCCCTGCGTGACCGCGCCGTCGTGATCTTCGAAGGCCACTTCAAGCGCAACTACATCCACATCCAGGACGTCGCTCGCGTTTTCCTGCACGCGCTGGAAAACTTCGAGGCGATGCGCGGCCGCCCCTACAACGTGGGGCTCGACGACGCCAACCTCTCCAAGCTGGAACTGTGCGCGCTGATCCAGCGGCACGTGCCCGGCTTCACCTACCTGGAAGCGCCGATCGGCGAGGACCCGGACAAGCGCGACTACATCGTGTCGAACGCGCGGCTGGCTTCGACCGGTTTCGTCACGCAGTGGAGCCTGGACCGCGGTATCCGCGAACTGCTCAAGGGGTACGTGATCCTGCGCGACTCGCGTTACGGTAACGTCTGA
- a CDS encoding sugar phosphate nucleotidyltransferase, producing MHADAPELAVILVGGLGTRIRHLLQGRPKPLAPVAGKPFLEWVIRYLQGQGVRRIVLAAGYAGDQVQAFAESLDLPGVELRTVIEPEPRGTAGGFLHAWRQERPAPANALVLNGDSLALVPLAPLFAASRDPGCAGAILAVQVDDAGRYGTLDVATDSSLWAFAEKRGESVPGLVNAGVYLLPHATVTGLPVTSASLSFETEVFPGLVASGQRVRVASSRGAFLDIGTEASLAQADAFIRDNPSWFQPKS from the coding sequence ATGCACGCTGATGCGCCTGAGCTGGCGGTCATCCTGGTCGGCGGGCTGGGAACGCGCATCCGCCACCTGCTGCAGGGCCGGCCCAAGCCACTGGCGCCGGTGGCTGGCAAGCCGTTTCTGGAATGGGTGATCCGCTACCTGCAGGGGCAGGGCGTGCGGCGCATCGTGCTGGCGGCCGGATACGCCGGCGACCAGGTGCAGGCGTTCGCCGAATCCCTGGACCTCCCGGGCGTGGAACTGCGGACGGTGATCGAGCCGGAACCGCGCGGCACGGCGGGGGGCTTTCTGCACGCATGGCGGCAGGAACGGCCCGCGCCTGCCAATGCATTGGTGCTCAATGGCGATTCGCTGGCGCTGGTGCCGCTCGCGCCGCTGTTCGCGGCTTCCCGTGACCCGGGGTGCGCCGGGGCCATCCTGGCCGTGCAGGTGGACGACGCGGGCCGCTACGGGACCCTGGACGTGGCGACCGATTCCAGCCTGTGGGCCTTTGCCGAGAAGCGCGGCGAATCCGTACCCGGCCTGGTCAATGCCGGGGTATACCTGCTTCCGCATGCCACCGTCACGGGTCTGCCGGTTACCAGCGCGTCGCTCAGTTTTGAGACCGAAGTGTTCCCGGGCCTGGTCGCGAGCGGCCAGCGCGTGCGGGTGGCGAGCTCGCGCGGCGCTTTCCTCGACATCGGCACGGAGGCGTCGCTGGCGCAGGCCGATGCTTTCATCCGTGACAATCCCTCCTGGTTCCAGCCCAAATCCTGA
- a CDS encoding class I SAM-dependent methyltransferase has translation MHCRVCDSTDLQPVLDLGQQPWCNHFLRPEEVGKEPYYPLHLLYCNACHTSQLDYTVKKEVMFGDHTYLSGVTRSLSEHFRNVAQEVDQRFFADRPLKSVLDIGSNDGTQLKHFQALGWDVLGVESSAGTARRANEAGVPTHQAFFNLQTLRDIGRRFDVINASGVFFHLEELHSVTEAVREGLQPNGVFVVQFLYMKSIMENLAFDQIYHEHLLYYTLETISVLLKRHGLELFDAYLAPIHGGSIIASVGHPGERPVSERLQRMLAQEAASGCNTIEAYHDFARRVAQVRERDRAYLHAARASGKRIFGMGAPVKGNTLLNYFGIGTETIECLVEKNELRRDLYSPGMHIPIRIESELPAPPDIYYVLAWNFKKEILANNRALIEQGVEFYFPVDPQ, from the coding sequence ATGCATTGCCGCGTCTGCGACTCCACCGACCTGCAACCGGTCCTCGACCTGGGGCAGCAGCCCTGGTGCAACCACTTCCTGCGCCCCGAAGAAGTCGGCAAGGAGCCGTACTACCCGCTGCACCTGCTGTATTGCAACGCCTGCCATACCTCGCAGCTGGACTACACGGTCAAGAAGGAGGTCATGTTCGGGGATCACACCTACCTCTCCGGCGTGACCCGTTCGCTCTCCGAGCATTTCCGGAACGTGGCGCAGGAAGTGGACCAGCGCTTCTTCGCCGATCGCCCGCTCAAGTCCGTTCTGGACATTGGCTCCAACGACGGCACCCAGCTGAAGCACTTCCAGGCGCTGGGCTGGGACGTGCTGGGCGTGGAATCGTCCGCGGGCACCGCGCGCCGCGCCAACGAGGCTGGCGTTCCGACCCACCAGGCCTTCTTCAACCTGCAGACCCTGCGCGACATCGGACGTCGGTTCGACGTGATCAATGCCTCCGGCGTCTTCTTCCACTTGGAGGAACTGCACTCGGTGACCGAGGCCGTGCGCGAAGGCCTGCAGCCGAACGGCGTGTTCGTGGTGCAGTTCCTCTACATGAAGAGCATCATGGAGAATCTTGCCTTCGACCAGATCTACCACGAGCACCTCCTGTACTACACGCTGGAGACGATCTCGGTGTTGTTGAAGCGGCATGGCCTGGAACTCTTCGACGCCTATCTCGCGCCAATCCACGGCGGCTCCATCATTGCCAGCGTCGGTCATCCGGGCGAGCGGCCCGTGTCGGAGCGGCTGCAGCGCATGCTTGCGCAAGAGGCAGCGAGCGGCTGCAACACCATCGAGGCGTACCACGACTTTGCCAGACGTGTCGCGCAAGTCAGGGAACGTGATCGCGCCTACCTGCACGCCGCGCGCGCCAGCGGCAAGCGCATCTTCGGCATGGGCGCGCCGGTGAAGGGCAACACGCTGCTGAACTACTTCGGCATCGGCACCGAAACCATCGAGTGCCTGGTGGAAAAGAACGAACTGCGGCGGGACCTCTATTCGCCCGGCATGCACATTCCGATCCGCATCGAGTCCGAGCTGCCGGCGCCGCCGGACATCTACTACGTGCTGGCCTGGAACTTCAAGAAGGAGATCCTCGCCAACAACCGCGCGCTGATTGAGCAGGGCGTGGAGTTCTACTTCCCGGTGGACCCGCAATGA
- a CDS encoding NAD-dependent epimerase/dehydratase family protein translates to MSQVLVTGGTGFLGTHLCRKLRDQGHELVVLNSRNCDLTKQGSLEALQPRRYDLVFHLAAWTQAGDFCLHHPGEQWVINQQINTNVLAWWSAVQPQAKLVFIGTSCAYAPDAPLVEENYMDGEPIDSLYTYAMTKRMLYQGARALAKQYDLRWLSVVPSTLYGPGYHTDGRQMHFIFDLVRKIIRGKELGDPVVLWGDGHQKREIVYVDDFVDAMLALVPGVDNELVNLGAGEETSIRSFVDAICEIVGYDPARVQYDTARYVGARSKCLDVAKAQRLVPGYLKTSLAEGLDRTIAWFFQEQAYLR, encoded by the coding sequence ATGAGCCAGGTCCTCGTCACCGGCGGCACGGGCTTCCTCGGCACGCACCTGTGCCGCAAGCTGCGCGACCAGGGCCACGAACTCGTGGTGCTCAACTCGCGCAACTGCGACCTTACGAAGCAGGGCAGCCTCGAGGCGCTGCAGCCGCGCCGCTACGACCTGGTGTTCCACCTCGCGGCCTGGACGCAGGCCGGTGACTTCTGCCTGCACCATCCTGGCGAGCAGTGGGTCATCAACCAGCAGATCAACACCAACGTCCTGGCCTGGTGGTCCGCGGTGCAGCCGCAGGCCAAACTGGTCTTCATCGGAACCAGCTGCGCCTACGCGCCCGACGCGCCGCTGGTGGAAGAGAACTACATGGACGGCGAGCCGATCGACAGCCTGTACACCTATGCGATGACAAAGCGCATGCTGTACCAGGGGGCTCGGGCGCTCGCCAAGCAGTACGACCTGCGCTGGCTGAGCGTGGTGCCTTCCACGCTGTACGGGCCCGGCTACCACACGGATGGCCGCCAGATGCACTTCATCTTCGACCTGGTGCGCAAGATCATCCGGGGCAAGGAGCTGGGCGACCCGGTGGTGCTGTGGGGCGACGGCCATCAGAAGCGCGAGATCGTGTACGTGGACGACTTCGTCGACGCGATGCTGGCGCTGGTGCCTGGCGTTGACAACGAGCTGGTGAACCTGGGGGCCGGCGAGGAAACGTCGATCCGCAGCTTTGTCGACGCGATCTGCGAGATCGTGGGCTACGACCCGGCGCGGGTGCAGTACGACACGGCTCGCTATGTGGGCGCGCGTTCCAAGTGCCTGGACGTAGCCAAGGCGCAGCGGCTGGTGCCGGGCTACCTTAAAACCAGCCTGGCTGAGGGTCTCGACCGCACGATCGCCTGGTTCTTCCAGGAGCAGGCTTACCTGCGGTGA
- a CDS encoding oligosaccharide flippase family protein yields the protein MSQDTAPRWRQAFRSRFAVSALWVTGLNMASNVLMLFANTYAARCLGPANLGVSAQVQALVQQLALSFNGGFDAVSVRLVAAGQEKPANVLRSVLVFRTGIALLLAVGWIVGVFLLVPAGPVRMAWMLGALLLVVLALQLPFLFQSIEQMPRFAAITAGTSLLVALTYAVAFHPEMPVGSDLLVAAVVGSVAAVSACMLACRLVHLNPATFFTHWAEIRVLLVRLLAQSWRYWLLAALTLVYTVLPVSLLAWLQGDSAAGILRVCLLFASGLEVVFASINSLLLPRLVRWLHEEGLDALWAHQKELLKAYLAFAVLVGLALLGLSPWIFTHLLGERYLPGLVPFFVFAAGRLVVFVGQIYSWGVVALRLDRQIVLATACAAAASLLLNVALVPSLSILGTALSALAAETILVTLAWLMQWHAVRAAR from the coding sequence GTGAGCCAGGACACAGCGCCGCGCTGGAGACAGGCGTTTCGTTCGCGTTTCGCGGTCAGCGCCTTGTGGGTTACCGGCCTCAACATGGCGTCCAACGTGCTGATGTTGTTCGCCAACACCTACGCGGCGCGGTGCCTCGGGCCTGCCAACCTGGGCGTCAGCGCACAGGTACAGGCTCTGGTGCAGCAGCTGGCGCTTTCGTTCAACGGAGGTTTTGACGCCGTAAGCGTGCGCCTGGTGGCAGCTGGCCAGGAAAAGCCGGCCAACGTGCTGCGTTCAGTGCTGGTTTTTCGGACTGGAATTGCGCTCTTGCTGGCTGTCGGCTGGATCGTCGGCGTTTTCCTGCTGGTGCCGGCAGGCCCAGTGCGGATGGCATGGATGCTGGGCGCCCTGCTTCTCGTCGTACTCGCGCTTCAGCTGCCTTTCCTGTTCCAGTCCATCGAACAGATGCCACGCTTTGCGGCCATCACGGCGGGGACATCCCTGCTGGTTGCCCTTACCTACGCGGTAGCTTTCCATCCCGAGATGCCTGTGGGCTCCGACCTGCTGGTGGCAGCGGTCGTCGGCAGCGTGGCAGCCGTCAGCGCTTGCATGCTCGCCTGCCGGCTCGTCCATCTCAACCCGGCTACTTTCTTCACGCACTGGGCGGAAATCCGCGTCCTGCTTGTGCGCCTGCTCGCGCAGAGTTGGCGCTACTGGCTGCTCGCAGCGCTGACCCTGGTGTACACGGTGCTGCCGGTCTCGCTGCTTGCCTGGCTGCAGGGCGACTCCGCCGCCGGCATCCTGCGGGTCTGCCTGCTCTTCGCCAGCGGCCTGGAGGTCGTGTTTGCAAGCATCAACAGCCTGCTGCTTCCGCGGCTCGTTCGCTGGCTGCATGAAGAGGGACTGGACGCCTTGTGGGCACACCAGAAGGAGCTGCTCAAGGCCTATCTCGCTTTTGCCGTCCTCGTTGGCTTGGCGCTTCTCGGGCTCTCGCCCTGGATCTTCACGCACCTCCTCGGCGAGCGCTATCTGCCAGGGCTGGTGCCGTTTTTCGTCTTCGCAGCGGGCCGCCTCGTGGTGTTCGTCGGCCAGATCTATTCCTGGGGCGTGGTCGCGCTCCGCCTGGACCGGCAGATCGTGCTCGCCACGGCTTGTGCCGCTGCAGCCAGCCTGCTGCTCAACGTCGCATTGGTGCCATCCCTGTCCATCCTGGGCACGGCCTTGTCAGCGCTCGCTGCCGAGACCATCCTGGTCACGCTCGCTTGGCTGATGCAGTGGCACGCCGTTCGCGCCGCGCGCTAG
- a CDS encoding class I SAM-dependent methyltransferase, producing the protein MLPRAKQTLFEQLPASGSLLDIGCLGFAQIEAARRAGRSDLRHFGVDYAPAAPTDVPEGFVFREADLRTDALPFEDDQFDAVVANHVMEHVPDPIALVMECVRVCRPGGRVYLEAPSERSLWLPGVPFRHDLFCSFSYYDDPTHNSRPWTPQSLYRLARYLGCDTLATGHVTSAKYRLAFPVLLPWYFLTRNVLGLEQLLWHTIGWAAYALIEKPASLAGKPQFKYYIPSRRG; encoded by the coding sequence TTGCTTCCTCGCGCCAAGCAGACCCTCTTCGAACAGTTGCCAGCGAGCGGCTCGCTGCTGGATATCGGCTGCCTGGGTTTTGCCCAGATCGAGGCGGCCAGGCGCGCCGGGCGATCAGACCTGCGCCATTTCGGCGTCGACTATGCGCCCGCCGCGCCTACCGACGTGCCGGAGGGCTTCGTCTTTCGAGAGGCGGACTTGCGCACCGACGCGCTACCGTTCGAGGACGACCAGTTCGATGCCGTTGTCGCGAACCACGTGATGGAACACGTTCCCGACCCGATCGCCCTGGTCATGGAATGCGTGCGCGTTTGCCGACCGGGCGGTCGGGTCTATCTGGAAGCACCGTCCGAGCGATCGCTCTGGTTGCCCGGCGTGCCGTTTCGGCACGACCTCTTCTGCAGCTTCTCCTACTACGATGACCCGACCCACAATTCGCGGCCGTGGACACCGCAAAGCCTCTACCGCCTGGCGCGCTACCTGGGCTGCGATACGCTGGCAACCGGCCATGTGACATCGGCGAAATATCGGCTCGCCTTTCCGGTCCTGCTGCCGTGGTACTTCCTGACCCGCAACGTGCTGGGCCTGGAGCAGCTGCTGTGGCACACGATCGGGTGGGCTGCTTATGCGCTGATCGAGAAACCTGCGTCGCTCGCAGGCAAGCCGCAGTTCAAGTATTACATTCCGAGTCGCCGCGGCTAG
- a CDS encoding glycosyltransferase family 9 protein, translating into MKVLLWKIGALGDVVMTTPLLRQLRARLPDAQIDYLVGRGVRVVLDGNPHLSRVLEFDERILFGGQVSRLGEILEKLRGYDAVYVLDKHWVFTLLAWLARVPRRIGFRRRAAEGLFLTHTVRYGEVAHEVDYYLRLLAASGLEVDASDRRLELPPATAYPLARPYTVLVNSGGRNANEQSSVRQLPVDLFRALALRVAREQQVVFVGSAPERAYYDALRVPDAINLCGSISLPQVWGVLQGATRVYSTDCGLMHMAGALNANVTGIFGPTHPRRKCPPGARSVWSDEARYDAAYELFGRIPRGHHYFGELTVDALSENACHE; encoded by the coding sequence ATGAAGGTGCTGCTGTGGAAGATAGGCGCGCTGGGCGACGTGGTGATGACCACGCCGCTCCTGCGCCAGCTGCGCGCGCGCCTGCCGGATGCGCAGATCGACTACCTGGTGGGCCGCGGCGTCCGCGTGGTGCTCGATGGCAACCCGCACCTGAGCCGCGTGCTGGAGTTCGACGAGCGCATCCTTTTTGGCGGCCAGGTGTCGCGCCTTGGCGAAATCCTGGAAAAGCTGCGCGGCTACGACGCCGTGTACGTCCTCGACAAGCACTGGGTGTTCACCCTGCTGGCGTGGCTCGCACGAGTGCCGCGGCGAATCGGTTTTCGCCGCCGCGCCGCGGAGGGCCTGTTCCTCACGCACACCGTGCGGTATGGCGAGGTTGCCCACGAGGTCGATTACTACCTGCGGTTGCTCGCGGCGAGCGGCCTGGAGGTGGATGCGTCGGACCGGCGGCTCGAACTTCCTCCCGCCACCGCCTACCCGCTGGCCCGGCCTTACACGGTGCTCGTGAACTCGGGCGGCCGCAATGCGAACGAGCAATCGAGCGTGCGGCAGTTGCCCGTGGATCTGTTCCGCGCGCTCGCCCTGCGCGTCGCGCGCGAGCAGCAGGTGGTGTTCGTCGGGTCCGCGCCGGAGCGCGCCTACTACGACGCGCTCCGCGTGCCGGACGCTATCAACCTGTGCGGCAGCATCAGCCTGCCACAGGTGTGGGGCGTGCTGCAAGGGGCAACGCGCGTTTACAGCACCGATTGCGGCTTGATGCACATGGCCGGCGCGCTGAACGCCAACGTCACGGGGATCTTCGGGCCCACGCACCCGCGGCGCAAGTGCCCGCCGGGTGCGCGCTCCGTGTGGAGCGACGAGGCACGCTACGACGCCGCCTACGAGTTGTTCGGCCGCATTCCGCGGGGGCACCACTACTTCGGCGAGCTGACCGTCGACGCGCTGTCCGAGAATGCCTGCCATGAATGA
- a CDS encoding glycosyltransferase family 9 protein, with translation MPSALSRIREGALPRLVDRVAGTPLLWTLGLLRRRRALPQAPRRFGLMMFETIGDTLLAGTLPASLRAAIPGAEIVVFASRGNRGAVELFDGIAQVVEVPLTQPAAAIAAIRSVPVDVMIDIGQWPRWYALLCALSRSRFTIGFATPGQGRHYAYDSTVPHGSDVHELENFQRLLAPLCDVHPAPPARALKPVGLAPAALAQHAPYVILHPWASGFRYPSREWPLARWAEIAQRAAGAGMSVFVSGAPADRDKAARLVAACAPGLPVRSLAGELSLPQLAAALQGAAAVVAVNTGVMHLAGVLGAPLVALHGPTSRRRWGPVGGRSIALAPDDPAGCEFLNLGFEYPPGPVDCMERISVNAVSEALFALAGVAQPMEQR, from the coding sequence ATGCCGTCCGCCCTGTCCCGCATCCGAGAAGGCGCCTTGCCGCGGCTCGTCGACCGCGTGGCCGGTACGCCATTGCTCTGGACGCTGGGCCTGCTGCGGCGCCGGCGCGCATTGCCGCAGGCGCCCCGGCGTTTCGGCCTGATGATGTTCGAGACCATTGGCGACACGCTGCTGGCAGGCACCTTGCCGGCCAGCCTGCGAGCGGCCATCCCGGGCGCGGAGATCGTGGTTTTTGCATCGCGCGGCAACCGGGGCGCCGTCGAACTGTTCGACGGGATCGCGCAAGTGGTGGAGGTGCCGCTCACGCAGCCGGCCGCCGCCATCGCCGCGATCCGCAGTGTGCCGGTGGACGTGATGATCGACATCGGCCAGTGGCCCCGCTGGTACGCGCTGCTGTGTGCCCTCTCGCGCAGCCGCTTCACCATCGGTTTCGCCACGCCGGGCCAGGGCCGCCACTACGCCTACGACAGCACGGTTCCCCACGGCAGCGACGTGCATGAACTGGAAAACTTCCAGCGCCTGCTGGCGCCCTTGTGCGATGTGCATCCCGCGCCTCCGGCCCGGGCGCTGAAGCCAGTTGGCCTGGCGCCTGCCGCCCTGGCGCAGCATGCGCCCTACGTGATCCTCCATCCATGGGCCAGCGGCTTCCGCTATCCCTCGCGGGAGTGGCCGCTGGCGCGGTGGGCCGAGATCGCGCAGCGCGCTGCCGGCGCTGGAATGTCGGTGTTCGTTTCGGGCGCGCCGGCCGATCGCGACAAGGCGGCCCGGCTCGTCGCCGCCTGCGCCCCTGGCTTGCCGGTGCGGTCGCTCGCGGGCGAATTGTCGCTGCCGCAGCTGGCCGCCGCTTTGCAAGGCGCCGCCGCAGTCGTTGCCGTCAATACCGGGGTGATGCATCTCGCGGGCGTCCTCGGTGCGCCGCTGGTGGCGCTGCACGGCCCGACCAGCCGCCGCCGCTGGGGGCCGGTTGGTGGTCGCAGCATCGCGCTGGCTCCGGACGATCCGGCCGGCTGCGAATTCCTCAACCTCGGCTTCGAATATCCGCCAGGGCCGGTCGACTGCATGGAGCGCATTTCCGTCAACGCGGTCAGTGAAGCCCTGTTCGCGCTGGCCGGCGTCGCGCAGCCGATGGAACAGCGTTAG